Proteins from a single region of Nocardioides anomalus:
- a CDS encoding ATP-dependent helicase, giving the protein MPETATAYQLVRPDLSAAPPPLDAQQQRVVDHPGGPLLVLAGPGTGKTTTLVEAVVRRIEDGTHPDRVLALTFSRKAAEQLRDRVAARVGRTMSASIGSTFHSFAYGLIRRYAPAELYVGPLRLLSAPEQDVVLRELLQDHPESVRWPASLRQALGTRGFAREVHAVLSRAREKGLDGDELAALGREHDVPEFVAAGAFLEQYLTILDDRSAVDYADLIRRATIEAWTHRDELRAELAHVFVDEYQDTDSGQVALLRALAGDGRDLVAVGDPHQSIYAFRGAEVRGILDFPTVFAQADGRPADVVALATTRRFGPRLLTATQRVAGRIGLPGSIGDEAKAAFLAPSADGGPHGPGRVVVRTYDSDRAEAEHLADLLRRAHLEDGVPWDEMAVLVRSGRQSIPPLRRSLGAAGVPVEVAADELPLVRDPAALPLIDALRVVLNLDNDDPDHVDHVDAARAEALLTGPLGTLDAGDVRRLARLLRQREKELAHAEGRLPAPSRELVRRAVLDPTQLDGLQGAESTRARAVAELIARTRAQLEAGASAEELLWTLWSGTGWPARLRRGVERGGGAARRAHRDLDSVVALFESAARAEETRDHVGVREFLATLVAQQIPADTLAERGARGAAVRLLTAHRAKGLEWRLVVVAHVQQDGWPDLRRRATLLGADRIGTDGLVPPTSAREALMEERRLFYVACTRARERLVVTAVASPEDDGEQPSRFLDELGVTVEQVTGRPARTLSMGGLVSELRRTAADPAVSEPLRQAAARRLARLAPEVAIADPATWWGTRAASRSATPVRDPERPVPVSASVLEHMEVCPTQWFLSREAGGVTRQHQSANLGELVHALAQRVAAGEVEAGADDVDALMAHVATVWDRLEFRTPWAKARELERVEAALSRFLRWHHADPRTLVGVEAPFRAVLDLPGGERVQLTGYADRLELDSEGRLVVVDLKTGRGKPSDKSVLTNVQLGLYQLAVDHGAVDELLERDVEAGGAELVQLGLLGDAEDADVQRQPEQADDGPERAALRGQLARTAALLRAEQFPAVAGQHCRDCAFVPICPAKSAGSVVSQ; this is encoded by the coding sequence GTGCCCGAGACCGCGACCGCCTACCAGCTGGTCCGGCCCGACCTGTCCGCGGCGCCCCCGCCGCTCGACGCGCAGCAGCAGCGCGTGGTCGACCACCCCGGCGGCCCGCTCCTCGTGCTCGCCGGTCCGGGGACCGGCAAGACCACGACCCTCGTCGAGGCCGTGGTGCGGCGCATCGAGGACGGCACCCACCCCGACCGGGTCCTCGCGCTCACCTTCTCCCGCAAGGCGGCCGAGCAGCTGCGCGACCGGGTGGCCGCGCGCGTCGGCCGGACCATGTCGGCCAGCATCGGCTCGACGTTCCACTCCTTCGCCTACGGGCTGATCCGCCGCTACGCCCCGGCCGAGCTCTACGTCGGCCCGCTGCGCCTGCTGTCCGCCCCCGAGCAGGACGTCGTGCTGCGCGAGCTGCTCCAGGACCACCCCGAGTCGGTGCGCTGGCCCGCGTCGCTGCGGCAGGCGCTCGGCACCCGCGGCTTCGCCCGCGAGGTCCACGCGGTGCTGTCCCGGGCCCGGGAGAAGGGCCTCGACGGCGACGAGCTGGCTGCCCTGGGCCGCGAGCACGACGTGCCCGAGTTCGTGGCGGCCGGCGCGTTCCTGGAGCAGTACCTCACGATCCTCGACGACCGCAGCGCCGTGGACTACGCCGACCTGATCCGGCGCGCCACCATCGAGGCCTGGACCCATCGAGACGAGCTGCGCGCGGAGCTGGCCCACGTGTTCGTCGACGAGTACCAGGACACCGACTCCGGCCAGGTCGCCCTGCTGCGGGCCCTGGCCGGCGACGGTCGCGACCTGGTCGCGGTCGGCGACCCGCACCAGTCGATCTACGCCTTCCGCGGCGCCGAGGTGCGCGGGATCCTCGACTTCCCGACCGTGTTCGCGCAGGCCGACGGTCGGCCAGCCGACGTGGTCGCGCTGGCCACCACCCGACGGTTCGGGCCGCGGCTGCTGACCGCCACCCAGCGCGTGGCCGGGCGCATCGGCCTGCCGGGCTCGATCGGCGACGAGGCCAAGGCGGCGTTCCTGGCCCCCAGCGCCGACGGCGGGCCGCACGGCCCCGGCCGGGTCGTGGTGCGGACCTACGACAGCGACCGCGCCGAGGCCGAGCACCTCGCCGACCTGCTCCGTCGCGCTCACCTCGAGGACGGCGTCCCCTGGGACGAGATGGCCGTCCTGGTCCGCTCCGGCCGGCAGAGCATCCCGCCCCTGCGCCGCTCACTGGGCGCCGCGGGCGTGCCGGTCGAGGTGGCCGCCGACGAGCTGCCGCTGGTCCGTGACCCCGCCGCGCTGCCGCTCATCGACGCGCTCCGCGTGGTGCTCAACCTCGACAACGACGACCCCGACCACGTCGACCACGTCGACGCCGCGCGGGCCGAGGCCCTGCTCACCGGCCCGCTCGGCACCCTCGACGCCGGCGACGTGCGCCGCCTGGCCCGGCTGCTGCGCCAGCGCGAGAAGGAGCTGGCCCACGCCGAGGGCCGGCTGCCCGCGCCGTCGCGCGAGCTGGTCCGCCGGGCGGTCCTCGACCCGACCCAGCTCGACGGGCTGCAGGGCGCCGAGTCGACCCGCGCCCGGGCGGTGGCCGAGCTCATCGCCCGGACCCGCGCCCAGCTGGAGGCCGGCGCGAGCGCGGAGGAGCTGCTCTGGACCCTGTGGTCCGGCACCGGCTGGCCGGCCCGGCTGCGGCGCGGGGTCGAGCGTGGCGGCGGGGCCGCGCGGCGTGCTCACCGTGACCTCGACTCGGTCGTCGCGCTCTTCGAGTCCGCGGCACGGGCCGAGGAGACCCGCGACCACGTGGGCGTGCGCGAGTTCCTGGCCACGCTGGTCGCCCAGCAGATCCCCGCCGACACCCTGGCCGAGCGCGGCGCCCGCGGGGCCGCCGTACGCCTGCTGACCGCCCACCGCGCCAAGGGGCTGGAGTGGCGGCTGGTCGTCGTGGCCCACGTGCAGCAGGACGGCTGGCCCGACCTGCGCCGCCGGGCCACCCTGCTCGGCGCCGACCGGATCGGCACCGACGGGCTGGTGCCGCCCACCAGCGCCCGCGAGGCGCTGATGGAGGAGCGGCGGCTGTTCTACGTGGCCTGCACCCGCGCCCGCGAGCGGCTGGTCGTCACGGCGGTCGCCTCGCCCGAGGACGACGGCGAGCAGCCGTCCCGCTTCCTCGACGAGCTCGGCGTCACCGTCGAGCAGGTCACCGGTCGCCCGGCGCGGACGCTGTCCATGGGCGGGCTGGTCAGCGAGCTGCGCCGCACCGCGGCCGACCCCGCGGTGAGCGAGCCGCTGCGCCAGGCCGCCGCGCGCCGGTTGGCCCGGCTCGCGCCCGAGGTCGCGATCGCCGACCCCGCGACCTGGTGGGGCACCCGCGCCGCGAGCCGCTCGGCCACACCGGTGCGCGACCCCGAACGGCCGGTCCCGGTCTCGGCGAGCGTGCTCGAGCACATGGAGGTGTGCCCGACCCAGTGGTTCCTGTCGCGTGAGGCCGGCGGCGTCACCCGCCAGCACCAGTCGGCCAACCTCGGCGAGCTCGTGCACGCCCTGGCCCAGCGGGTGGCCGCGGGCGAGGTCGAGGCCGGCGCCGACGACGTCGACGCCCTCATGGCCCACGTGGCCACGGTCTGGGACCGGTTGGAGTTCCGCACGCCCTGGGCCAAGGCCCGCGAGCTCGAGCGGGTCGAGGCCGCCCTCAGCCGGTTCCTGCGCTGGCACCACGCCGACCCGCGCACCCTGGTCGGCGTCGAGGCGCCGTTCCGCGCGGTGCTCGACCTGCCCGGCGGTGAGCGCGTCCAGCTCACGGGCTACGCCGACCGCCTCGAGCTCGACTCCGAGGGCCGCCTGGTCGTGGTCGACCTCAAGACCGGTCGCGGCAAGCCGAGCGACAAGTCCGTGCTCACCAACGTCCAGCTGGGCCTCTACCAGCTCGCGGTCGACCACGGCGCCGTCGACGAGCTGCTCGAGCGCGACGTCGAGGCGGGTGGGGCCGAGCTCGTCCAGCTCGGGCTGCTCGGCGACGCCGAGGACGCCGACGTGCAGCGTCAGCCCGAGCAGGCCGACGACGGCCCCGAGCGCGCCGCGCTGCGCGGTCAGCTCGCCCGCACGGCCGCGCTGCTGCGAGCCGAGCAGTTCCCGGCCGTGGCCGGCCAGCACTGCCGCGACTGCGCCTTCGTCCCGATCTGCCCGGCCAAGTCGGCCGGGTCGGTGGTGAGCCAGTGA